Proteins from one Hydrogenophaga sp. SL48 genomic window:
- the xdhB gene encoding xanthine dehydrogenase molybdopterin binding subunit encodes MNAPDLKLVVNKALATRAAGTSRFHESARAQVAGAATYIDDIPEVRGTLHAAPVCSPVAHGILRGVDVSAALALPGVRAVIDARDIPGDTTLAAFAHDEPVFALDTVQFIGQVVALVVADDVMTARRAARLVKLNIEERPAVLSVHEAHALESYVLPPVHVQRGDAKAALKRAPHQLEGRFEVGGQEHFYLEGQIAYVLPLEQNQWWVYTSTQHPGEVQHWVSHALGLSNHAVTVECRRMGGGFGGKETQAGHLAVWAAIAANKLKCPVKLRLDRDDDFMITGKRHPFAYHYRAGFDDSGLLCGLELEMLVNCGFSADLSGPVADRAIFHADNAYFLEDVAVHSYRCKTNTQSHTAFRGFGGPQGVIVIERILGDIARTLGLDPLDVRLRNLYGIEDRNVTHYQMKVEDNILEPLITQLALTSGYRERREQIEAFNAQSPVIKKGLALTPVKFGISFTATLFNQAGALVHVYTDGSVMVNHGGTEMGQGLNTKVAQIVADELGVPFERVLATASDTSKVPNASATAASSGTDLNGRAAQFAARHVRDNLAAFVAGLDGVGAGAVRFEGGQVITDKTTRRWEDVVGAAYANRIQLWSDGFYRTPKIHYDKTTLTGRPFYYFAYGAAVSEVAIDTLTGEYRVLKVDILHDVGHSINPAIDIGQIEGGFVQGMGWLTTEQLVWNGKGYLQTHAPSTYKIPTSGDVPAHFRVDLWPEANREDNVHGSKAVGEPPFMLAISVFEALRDAVTQAGGRPEAMNAPATAEEVLRAVGN; translated from the coding sequence ATGAACGCGCCCGATCTCAAGCTGGTGGTGAACAAGGCGTTGGCCACGCGCGCAGCGGGAACATCCCGCTTTCATGAAAGCGCCCGCGCCCAGGTGGCCGGTGCCGCGACCTACATCGACGACATCCCCGAGGTGCGTGGCACGCTGCACGCGGCGCCGGTGTGTTCGCCGGTGGCGCACGGCATCCTGCGCGGCGTGGACGTGTCCGCCGCGCTGGCCCTGCCCGGCGTGCGCGCCGTGATCGACGCCCGCGACATCCCCGGCGACACGACCCTCGCGGCCTTTGCGCACGACGAGCCGGTGTTCGCGCTCGACACCGTGCAGTTCATCGGTCAGGTGGTGGCGCTGGTGGTGGCCGACGACGTGATGACCGCGCGCCGCGCCGCGCGGCTCGTGAAGCTGAACATCGAAGAACGGCCCGCCGTGCTCAGCGTGCACGAGGCGCACGCGCTGGAGAGTTACGTGCTGCCGCCCGTGCACGTGCAGCGCGGTGACGCCAAAGCGGCGCTGAAGCGTGCGCCGCATCAGCTCGAAGGCCGCTTCGAGGTCGGTGGCCAGGAACACTTCTATCTGGAGGGCCAGATCGCCTATGTGCTGCCGCTGGAGCAGAACCAGTGGTGGGTCTACACCAGCACGCAGCACCCCGGCGAGGTGCAGCACTGGGTGTCGCACGCCTTGGGGCTGTCGAACCACGCGGTCACGGTCGAATGCCGGCGCATGGGCGGCGGCTTTGGCGGCAAGGAAACGCAGGCCGGCCACCTGGCCGTGTGGGCCGCCATCGCGGCCAACAAGCTGAAGTGCCCGGTCAAGCTGCGGCTGGACCGCGACGACGATTTCATGATCACCGGCAAACGCCACCCCTTCGCCTACCACTACCGCGCGGGCTTTGACGACAGTGGCCTGCTCTGCGGCCTGGAGCTGGAGATGCTGGTCAACTGCGGCTTCAGCGCCGACCTCTCGGGCCCGGTGGCCGACCGCGCCATCTTCCACGCCGACAACGCCTACTTCCTCGAAGACGTGGCGGTCCACTCCTACCGCTGCAAGACGAACACGCAGAGCCACACCGCCTTCCGCGGCTTCGGCGGCCCGCAGGGCGTGATCGTGATCGAGCGCATCCTGGGCGACATCGCGCGCACGCTGGGCCTGGACCCGCTGGACGTGCGGCTGCGCAACCTCTACGGCATTGAGGACAGGAATGTCACCCACTACCAGATGAAGGTGGAGGACAACATCCTCGAACCACTCATCACGCAGCTCGCGCTCACCAGCGGCTACCGCGAACGCCGCGAGCAGATCGAGGCCTTCAACGCGCAGAGCCCCGTCATCAAGAAGGGCCTGGCGCTCACGCCGGTCAAGTTCGGCATCAGCTTCACCGCCACGCTGTTCAACCAGGCCGGCGCGCTGGTGCATGTCTACACCGACGGCAGCGTGATGGTGAACCACGGCGGCACCGAGATGGGCCAGGGCCTGAACACCAAGGTGGCGCAGATCGTGGCCGACGAACTGGGCGTGCCGTTCGAGCGCGTGCTCGCCACCGCCAGCGACACCAGCAAGGTGCCCAACGCCAGCGCCACCGCCGCCAGCAGCGGCACCGACCTGAACGGCCGCGCCGCGCAGTTCGCCGCCCGCCACGTGCGCGACAACCTGGCGGCCTTCGTGGCCGGGCTCGACGGCGTGGGCGCGGGTGCCGTGCGCTTCGAAGGTGGCCAGGTCATCACCGACAAGACCACACGCCGCTGGGAAGACGTGGTGGGCGCGGCCTACGCCAACCGCATCCAGCTCTGGAGCGATGGCTTCTACCGCACGCCCAAGATCCACTACGACAAGACCACCCTCACCGGCCGGCCGTTCTACTACTTCGCCTATGGCGCGGCGGTCAGCGAAGTCGCCATTGACACCCTCACCGGCGAGTACCGCGTGCTGAAGGTGGACATCCTGCACGACGTGGGCCACAGCATCAACCCGGCGATCGACATCGGCCAGATCGAAGGGGGGTTCGTCCAGGGCATGGGCTGGCTGACCACCGAACAACTGGTGTGGAACGGCAAGGGTTATCTGCAAACGCATGCGCCCAGCACCTACAAGATCCCCACATCGGGCGACGTGCCCGCCCATTTCCGGGTGGACCTCTGGCCCGAGGCCAACCGCGAGGACAACGTGCACGGCAGCAAGGCCGTGGGCGAGCCCCCGTTCATGCTGGCCATCAGCGTCTTTGAAGCACTGCGCGACGCGGTGACCCAGGCCGGCGGGCGGCCGGAAGCGATGAACGCACCCGCGACCGCGGAAGAGGTGTTGAGAGCGGTGGGGAACTGA
- a CDS encoding amino acid ABC transporter substrate-binding protein, whose amino-acid sequence MKKSLLIVAALVASSAAVAQTTDTLKKIKDSGSVTMGVRESSGALSYTLGDGKFVGYHVEICQKVLADVQKQLGLAKLDIKYQPVTSQNRIPLVQNGTVDIECGSTTNNAARQKDVSFAVTTFVEEVRIAVKANSGITSIAQLNGKKVATTTGTTSVQTLRKNERATGVNFEEVYGKDHADSFLLLESGRADAFVMDGAILAGNIAKAKNPADFKLVGEVLSVEPIAIMIRKDDAAFKKAVDDSLKAMMKSGDVAKLWTKWFEQPIPPANTKVGMVANENTKAAWATPNDKPMEDYSVKK is encoded by the coding sequence ATGAAAAAGTCTTTGTTGATTGTTGCCGCCCTCGTGGCCAGCTCGGCCGCCGTGGCGCAGACCACCGACACCCTGAAGAAGATCAAGGACAGCGGGTCCGTGACCATGGGCGTGCGTGAAAGCTCGGGTGCCCTGTCCTACACGCTGGGCGACGGCAAGTTCGTGGGTTACCACGTGGAGATCTGCCAGAAGGTGCTGGCCGACGTGCAGAAGCAGCTGGGCCTGGCCAAGCTGGACATCAAGTACCAGCCGGTGACCTCGCAGAACCGCATCCCGCTGGTGCAGAACGGCACCGTGGACATCGAGTGCGGCTCCACCACCAACAACGCCGCGCGCCAGAAGGACGTGTCCTTCGCCGTGACGACCTTCGTGGAAGAGGTGCGCATCGCGGTGAAGGCCAACTCCGGCATCACCTCGATTGCCCAGCTCAACGGCAAGAAGGTCGCCACCACGACCGGCACCACCTCCGTGCAGACCCTGCGCAAGAACGAACGCGCCACCGGCGTGAACTTTGAAGAGGTCTACGGCAAGGACCACGCCGACAGCTTCCTGCTGCTGGAGAGCGGCCGTGCCGACGCCTTCGTGATGGACGGCGCCATCCTGGCCGGCAACATCGCCAAGGCCAAGAACCCGGCCGACTTCAAACTCGTGGGTGAGGTGCTGTCGGTGGAACCCATCGCCATCATGATCCGCAAGGACGACGCCGCCTTCAAGAAGGCCGTGGACGACAGCCTCAAGGCCATGATGAAGTCGGGCGACGTGGCCAAGCTGTGGACCAAGTGGTTCGAGCAGCCGATCCCCCCGGCCAACACCAAGGTCGGCATGGTCGCCAACGAGAACACGAAAGCGGCCTGGGCCACCCCGAACGACAAGCCGATGGAAGACTATTCCGTCAAGAAGTAA
- a CDS encoding sigma-54-dependent transcriptional regulator: MNRALTVLLVEDDAAVQLGCVQALQLADIPVRAFDSAEAVLPHIGPGLAGVVVTDMRLPGADGLSVICEARDIDPDLPVIMITGHGDVNLAVQAMRSGAYDFIPKPFSPEQLVEVVQRALEKRRLTLEVANLRRALTLSEGLEGKLVGHSPAIARVRQLVTEVADSPVDVLIRGETGTGKEVVARALHDHSRRRNAPYVALNCGGLPDSLLDSELFGHEPGAFTGAQKRRIGRIEHANGGTLFLDELESMPMGVQVKLLRVLQERCIERLGSNQSIPVDVRVVAATKDDLLARAQQGSFRADLVYRLNVVNIELPALRERREDIPMLLEHFMLLAASRYDRPEPRLPQAQLRQLMARDWPGNVRELRNVADALVLGVGPQWVSPHAAPSDPTTGGATGEPGLAETVDQFERSLIADALERHAGNVGQTAKALGVPKTTLVDKIRKHGLR; this comes from the coding sequence ATGAACCGCGCCCTCACCGTTCTCCTGGTGGAAGACGACGCCGCCGTGCAGCTGGGCTGCGTGCAGGCCCTGCAGCTGGCCGACATTCCCGTGCGCGCCTTCGATTCGGCCGAGGCCGTGCTGCCACACATCGGCCCCGGCCTGGCCGGCGTGGTCGTGACCGACATGCGCCTGCCCGGCGCCGACGGCCTGTCGGTGATCTGCGAGGCGCGCGACATCGACCCCGACCTGCCCGTGATCATGATCACCGGCCACGGCGACGTGAACCTGGCCGTCCAGGCCATGCGCAGCGGCGCCTACGACTTCATCCCCAAGCCCTTTTCGCCCGAGCAGCTGGTGGAGGTGGTGCAGCGGGCGCTGGAGAAGCGCCGCCTGACCCTGGAGGTGGCCAACCTGCGCCGCGCGCTGACGCTCAGCGAAGGCCTCGAAGGCAAGCTGGTAGGCCACTCGCCGGCCATCGCGCGCGTGCGGCAACTGGTGACCGAGGTGGCCGACTCGCCGGTGGACGTGCTGATCCGAGGCGAAACCGGCACCGGCAAAGAGGTGGTGGCGCGCGCGCTGCACGACCACTCGCGGCGCCGCAACGCGCCCTATGTGGCGCTCAACTGCGGCGGCCTGCCCGACAGCCTGCTCGACAGCGAACTCTTCGGCCATGAACCCGGCGCCTTCACCGGCGCGCAGAAGCGCCGCATCGGCCGCATCGAACACGCCAACGGCGGCACGCTGTTTCTCGACGAGCTCGAAAGCATGCCCATGGGCGTGCAGGTCAAGCTGCTGCGCGTGCTGCAGGAGCGCTGCATCGAGCGCCTGGGCTCGAACCAGAGCATCCCGGTGGACGTGCGCGTGGTCGCCGCGACCAAGGACGATCTGCTGGCGCGCGCGCAACAGGGCAGCTTCCGCGCCGACCTGGTGTACCGGCTGAACGTGGTCAACATCGAGCTGCCCGCGCTGCGCGAGCGGCGCGAAGACATTCCCATGCTGCTGGAGCACTTCATGCTGCTGGCCGCCAGCCGCTACGACCGGCCCGAGCCCCGGCTGCCTCAGGCGCAGCTGCGCCAGCTGATGGCGCGCGACTGGCCCGGCAATGTGCGCGAGCTGCGCAACGTGGCCGATGCGCTGGTGCTGGGCGTGGGACCGCAGTGGGTCTCGCCGCATGCGGCGCCGTCCGACCCGACCACGGGCGGCGCGACCGGCGAACCGGGCCTGGCCGAGACGGTCGACCAGTTCGAACGCAGCCTGATTGCCGACGCGCTGGAGCGCCACGCCGGCAACGTGGGCCAGACCGCCAAGGCCCTGGGCGTGCCCAAGACGACGCTGGTCGACAAGATCCGCAAGCACGGGCTGCGGTAG
- a CDS encoding amino acid ABC transporter substrate-binding protein has translation MACLNRFFWAAALASAPLWAAAGPVLDRIQRDGSIVLAHRESSVPFSFVDADKKPVGYAIDLCLKLAEAVRKKLALETLTPRFVQVTPANRIAMVEEGKADLECGSTTNNAERREKVAFTVPHYITGARYLVRADSAVQVVRDFKGLKLVSTKGTTPLKAVNRANNEYLLGITVLEADDHSRALEMVERREADGFVMDDVLLYGLAAGRPNPGQLKVVGKFLTIEPLAIMLPKNDPQFKQLVDDEMKRLIRSREAHAIYDRWFSQPIPPANKPLNLPMNYLLKDFWKYPTDQVPG, from the coding sequence ATGGCCTGTCTGAACCGGTTTTTCTGGGCCGCGGCCCTGGCGTCGGCGCCGCTGTGGGCGGCGGCCGGCCCGGTGCTGGACCGCATCCAGAGGGACGGCAGCATCGTGCTGGCCCACCGCGAATCGTCGGTGCCGTTTTCTTTCGTCGACGCCGACAAGAAGCCGGTGGGTTATGCGATCGACCTGTGCCTGAAGCTCGCCGAGGCCGTGCGCAAGAAGCTGGCGCTGGAGACGCTCACCCCCCGCTTCGTGCAGGTCACGCCGGCCAACCGCATCGCCATGGTGGAAGAGGGCAAGGCCGACCTCGAGTGCGGCTCGACCACCAACAACGCCGAGCGCCGCGAGAAGGTGGCCTTCACGGTGCCGCACTACATCACCGGCGCGCGCTACCTGGTGCGCGCGGACAGCGCGGTGCAGGTGGTGCGCGACTTCAAAGGGCTGAAGCTGGTCTCCACCAAGGGCACCACGCCGCTGAAGGCGGTGAACCGCGCCAACAACGAGTACCTGCTGGGCATCACGGTTCTGGAAGCCGACGACCATTCGCGCGCCCTCGAGATGGTGGAACGGCGCGAGGCCGACGGTTTCGTGATGGACGACGTGCTGCTCTACGGCCTGGCCGCGGGGCGGCCCAACCCGGGCCAGCTCAAGGTGGTGGGCAAGTTCCTGACCATCGAACCGCTGGCCATCATGCTGCCCAAGAACGACCCGCAGTTCAAACAGCTGGTGGACGACGAGATGAAGCGGCTGATCCGTTCCCGGGAGGCGCACGCGATCTACGACCGCTGGTTCAGTCAGCCCATCCCGCCCGCCAACAAGCCCTTGAACCTGCCCATGAACTACCTGCTGAAGGACTTCTGGAAGTACCCCACGGACCAGGTGCCCGGTTGA
- a CDS encoding rhodanese-like domain-containing protein, giving the protein MKRLSFIALLLALPLGSPTWAQTDTLPDGLGKDLRTPEGLRKLIERKDPRFVIVDVRSPAEYAAGHIPTAINIPGGITADIKAPPSKDKYLVLYCHGGMKSPAAGEKMRADGYPHVLVWGGIVNWPHARETATK; this is encoded by the coding sequence ATGAAAAGGCTGTCGTTCATTGCCTTGCTGCTGGCCCTGCCGCTCGGTTCACCCACATGGGCCCAGACCGACACCTTGCCGGACGGGCTGGGCAAAGACCTTCGCACCCCCGAAGGCTTGCGAAAGCTCATCGAGCGCAAGGACCCGCGCTTTGTCATCGTGGATGTGCGCTCTCCCGCCGAGTACGCGGCGGGGCACATCCCCACGGCGATCAACATCCCGGGCGGCATCACCGCAGACATCAAGGCACCGCCCTCCAAGGACAAGTACCTGGTGCTCTATTGCCACGGCGGGATGAAGTCGCCCGCCGCGGGCGAGAAGATGCGGGCCGACGGGTACCCACATGTCCTCGTCTGGGGTGGCATCGTGAACTGGCCCCATGCCCGGGAAACCGCCACGAAGTAG
- a CDS encoding amino acid ABC transporter permease, whose amino-acid sequence MNLDFSFLDGSVLSSFVLKGLIFSVQLTLIAMVGGILLGTVLALMRLSGKKWLVIPAAFYVNTLRSIPLVMVILWFFLLIPLLIGQPMGAELSAMITFTVFEAAYFSEIMRAGIQSVPKGQVNAGYAVGMTYGQTMQLIVLPQAFRNMLPVLMTQTIILFQDTSLVYAIGAYDLLKGFEVAGKNFNRPVETYLVAAVVYFVICFSLSMLVRRLQKKIAIIR is encoded by the coding sequence ATGAATCTCGACTTTTCTTTTCTGGACGGGTCGGTCCTGTCGAGCTTCGTGCTCAAGGGCCTGATCTTTTCGGTGCAGCTCACGCTGATCGCGATGGTCGGTGGCATCCTGCTCGGCACGGTGCTCGCGCTCATGCGCCTCTCAGGCAAGAAGTGGCTGGTGATCCCGGCCGCGTTCTACGTGAACACCCTGCGCTCCATCCCGCTGGTGATGGTGATCCTGTGGTTCTTCCTGCTCATTCCGCTGCTGATCGGTCAGCCCATGGGCGCGGAGCTCTCGGCCATGATCACCTTCACGGTGTTCGAGGCCGCGTACTTCTCGGAGATCATGCGCGCGGGCATCCAGAGCGTGCCCAAGGGCCAGGTCAACGCGGGTTACGCGGTGGGCATGACCTACGGCCAGACCATGCAGCTGATCGTGCTGCCGCAGGCCTTCCGCAACATGCTGCCGGTGCTGATGACGCAGACCATCATCCTGTTCCAGGACACCTCGCTGGTGTACGCCATCGGTGCCTACGACCTGCTCAAGGGCTTCGAGGTAGCGGGCAAGAACTTCAACCGGCCGGTGGAGACCTACCTCGTGGCCGCCGTCGTCTATTTCGTCATCTGTTTCTCGCTGTCGATGCTGGTGCGTCGCCTGCAGAAGAAGATCGCCATCATCCGCTGA
- a CDS encoding amino acid ABC transporter permease has translation MSTWDWQVFCKDTIDGEVRPSCFGEGGDITYLDWLLSAWGWTLSVAVLALVVALVVGAVMGIFRTTPSKVLVAIGNVWTELFRNIPLLVQVFLWYHVLPSLIPPLREVPSFILVVFALGFFTSARIAEQVRAGIQSLPKGQRYAGLAMGLTLSQTYRYVLLPMAFRIVIPPLTSESMNIIKNSSVAFAVSIAELTMFAMQAQEETSRGIEVYLAVTGLYFISAFVINRIALFIEHKVQVPGMIGGH, from the coding sequence ATGAGCACATGGGATTGGCAGGTGTTCTGCAAGGACACCATCGACGGTGAGGTGCGCCCCAGCTGTTTTGGCGAGGGCGGCGACATCACCTACCTGGACTGGCTGCTCTCGGCCTGGGGCTGGACGCTCAGCGTCGCCGTGCTGGCGCTGGTCGTCGCGCTGGTGGTGGGCGCGGTCATGGGCATCTTCCGCACCACGCCGAGCAAGGTGCTGGTGGCCATCGGCAACGTGTGGACCGAGCTGTTCCGCAACATCCCGCTGCTGGTGCAGGTGTTCCTGTGGTACCACGTGCTGCCGTCCCTGATTCCGCCGCTGCGCGAGGTGCCGAGCTTCATCCTGGTGGTGTTCGCGCTCGGCTTCTTCACCTCGGCGCGCATCGCCGAGCAGGTGCGCGCGGGCATCCAGAGCCTGCCCAAGGGGCAGCGCTACGCCGGGCTGGCCATGGGCCTGACGCTGTCGCAGACCTACCGCTATGTGTTGCTGCCGATGGCGTTCCGCATCGTCATCCCGCCGCTGACCAGCGAGAGCATGAACATCATCAAGAACTCCTCGGTGGCGTTCGCGGTGTCCATCGCCGAGCTGACCATGTTCGCCATGCAGGCGCAGGAAGAAACCTCGCGCGGCATCGAGGTCTACCTCGCGGTCACCGGCCTGTACTTCATCTCGGCTTTCGTCATCAACCGCATCGCGCTGTTCATCGAACACAAGGTGCAGGTGCCCGGCATGATCGGGGGGCATTGA
- a CDS encoding ATP-binding protein, with product MALRRALLALVALALIAAGGFWVYERSFAQGAASLKAASNGRLDLFASVVEARVRRLEPVPATIQLNPVVVRLLQAPGAAHALAANDYLSRLNAHLGSLAVFVLDVRGVVLASSNTALRDDSLRGEDVSYRPYYLEALAGRSTRHFAIGSGGHAGYFASHPIYDGPRVVGVAVIKIGLDALEQTWPMLGAPALVADANQVVILSSQPQWRYTSLAPLPTERRVDLQLAQTYGALRLPLFPLSVELSVDEDSQEVQGLLRGDEAKVSAALGQARGQADFMVLGRSLDGMDWRVLIFTSLAAVRHQALLDGIGGAVSVAFLLLLALYWAQRQRIERQKLGAKRQLEQANAELEQEVGRRTQELTDANTLLRKEVAEREQTEKTLRAAQNELVHAGKMAVLGQLAASITHELTQPLGGIRTLSGNAAEFMRRGNHGAAQENLSIVARLVDQMARIIDPLKSFSRKSSSRPEATDVGRIVEQALFLFQLRLRHEQVETDNRCEPGRWIAWCDANRLEQVLVNLVGNALDAMRDAPRKTLQITAELRPDQVPPAIAIQVQDTGKGLSEADFAHLFEPFYTTKATGAGLGLGLVICRDIAAEFKGSLTAHNAPGAGACFTLTVPLWQPSMHPKIPPTP from the coding sequence GTGGCCCTGCGGCGCGCGCTGCTGGCGCTGGTGGCGCTGGCCCTCATCGCGGCGGGGGGTTTCTGGGTGTACGAGCGCAGCTTCGCCCAGGGCGCGGCCAGCCTGAAGGCGGCCTCCAACGGCCGGCTCGATCTGTTCGCCTCGGTGGTCGAGGCGCGGGTGCGGCGCCTGGAGCCGGTGCCGGCGACCATCCAGCTCAACCCCGTGGTGGTGCGGCTGCTGCAGGCGCCCGGCGCGGCGCACGCGCTGGCCGCCAACGACTACCTCTCGCGCCTGAACGCCCACCTGGGCAGCCTGGCGGTGTTCGTGCTCGATGTGCGCGGCGTGGTGCTGGCCTCCAGCAACACCGCGCTGCGCGACGACAGCCTGCGCGGCGAGGACGTCTCCTACCGCCCCTATTACCTGGAGGCGCTGGCCGGGCGCTCGACGCGCCATTTCGCGATCGGCAGCGGCGGCCACGCGGGCTACTTCGCCTCGCACCCGATCTACGACGGCCCCCGGGTGGTCGGTGTGGCTGTGATCAAGATCGGCCTGGACGCGCTGGAGCAGACCTGGCCCATGCTGGGGGCGCCGGCGCTGGTGGCCGACGCCAACCAGGTGGTGATCCTGTCCTCGCAGCCGCAGTGGCGCTACACCTCGCTCGCGCCGCTGCCCACCGAGCGCCGGGTCGACCTGCAGCTGGCCCAGACCTATGGCGCGCTGCGCCTGCCGCTGTTTCCCCTGAGCGTGGAGCTGTCGGTGGACGAAGACTCGCAGGAGGTGCAGGGCCTGCTGCGGGGCGACGAGGCCAAGGTCTCGGCGGCGCTGGGCCAGGCGCGTGGCCAGGCGGACTTCATGGTGCTCGGGCGCTCGCTCGACGGCATGGACTGGCGGGTGCTGATCTTCACCAGCCTGGCCGCGGTGCGCCACCAGGCCTTGCTGGACGGCATCGGCGGCGCCGTGTCGGTGGCCTTTCTGTTGCTGCTGGCGCTGTACTGGGCGCAGCGCCAGCGCATCGAGCGCCAGAAGCTGGGCGCCAAGCGCCAGCTGGAGCAGGCCAACGCCGAGCTGGAGCAGGAGGTGGGCCGCCGCACGCAGGAGCTCACCGACGCCAACACCCTGCTGCGCAAGGAAGTGGCCGAGCGCGAGCAGACCGAGAAGACCCTGCGCGCCGCGCAGAACGAGCTGGTGCACGCCGGCAAGATGGCCGTGCTGGGCCAGCTCGCGGCCAGCATCACGCACGAGCTCACGCAGCCGCTGGGGGGCATCCGCACCCTGTCGGGCAACGCGGCCGAGTTCATGCGCCGCGGCAACCACGGCGCGGCGCAGGAGAACCTGTCCATCGTGGCCCGGCTGGTCGACCAGATGGCGCGCATCATCGACCCGCTCAAGAGTTTTTCGCGCAAATCGAGCTCGCGTCCCGAGGCGACCGACGTGGGCCGCATCGTGGAGCAGGCCCTGTTTTTGTTCCAGCTGCGCCTGCGGCACGAGCAGGTCGAGACCGACAACCGCTGCGAACCGGGGCGCTGGATCGCCTGGTGCGATGCCAACCGGCTGGAGCAGGTGCTGGTCAATCTGGTCGGCAACGCGCTCGACGCCATGCGCGACGCACCGCGCAAGACGCTGCAGATCACCGCCGAGCTGCGCCCGGACCAGGTGCCGCCGGCGATCGCGATCCAGGTGCAGGACACCGGCAAGGGCCTGAGCGAGGCCGACTTCGCCCACCTCTTCGAGCCCTTCTACACCACCAAGGCCACGGGCGCCGGCCTCGGGCTGGGCCTGGTGATCTGCCGCGACATTGCCGCAGAATTCAAGGGCAGCCTGACGGCGCACAACGCCCCGGGCGCCGGCGCCTGCTTCACGCTCACCGTGCCGCTCTGGCAACCCTCCATGCACCCGAAAATTCCCCCCACGCCATGA
- a CDS encoding amino acid ABC transporter ATP-binding protein, whose protein sequence is MIDIKNVSKWYGSFQVLTDCTTAIQKGEVVVVCGPSGSGKSTLIKTVNALEPFQKGDIVVDGISIADPKTNLPKLRSRVGMVFQHFELFPHLSVTENLTLAQIKVLGRNADEAKTRGLKMLDRVGLMAHKDKFPGQLSGGQQQRVAIARALSMDPIVMLFDEPTSALDPEMVGEVLDVMVKLAQEGMTMMVVTHEMGFAKKVSHRVIFMDAGKIVEDCRRDEFFGNPDARSPRAKEFLSKILAH, encoded by the coding sequence ATGATCGACATCAAGAACGTTTCCAAGTGGTACGGCAGCTTCCAGGTGCTGACCGACTGCACCACGGCCATCCAGAAGGGCGAGGTGGTGGTGGTCTGCGGCCCCTCGGGCTCGGGCAAGTCCACCCTGATCAAGACAGTGAACGCGCTGGAGCCTTTCCAGAAGGGCGACATCGTGGTGGACGGCATCAGCATCGCCGACCCCAAGACCAACCTGCCCAAGCTGCGCAGCCGCGTGGGCATGGTGTTCCAGCACTTCGAGCTGTTCCCGCACCTGTCGGTGACCGAGAACCTCACGCTGGCGCAGATCAAGGTGCTGGGCCGCAACGCCGACGAGGCCAAGACCCGCGGCCTGAAGATGCTCGACCGCGTGGGCCTGATGGCGCACAAGGACAAGTTCCCCGGCCAGCTCTCGGGCGGACAGCAGCAGCGCGTGGCGATCGCCCGCGCGCTGAGCATGGACCCGATCGTGATGCTGTTCGACGAGCCGACCTCGGCGCTCGACCCCGAGATGGTGGGCGAGGTGCTGGACGTGATGGTCAAGCTCGCGCAAGAGGGCATGACCATGATGGTCGTCACCCACGAGATGGGGTTTGCCAAGAAGGTCAGCCACCGCGTGATCTTCATGGACGCCGGCAAAATCGTCGAAGATTGCCGGCGCGACGAGTTCTTCGGGAACCCGGACGCGCGCTCGCCACGGGCCAAGGAGTTCCTCTCCAAGATCCTGGCCCACTGA